Part of the Thermovirga sp. genome is shown below.
TATGATAAAAATATGAAAAGTAAAACCGTGACGAATGCGCTCTACTATTTCTTCACCGCCTGCATTGTTGTTGGGGCTGTCTTCGTATATAAAGCCTGGTGGAATCGCTACTTCCGTCTCAGACCCGACCTCGCCGTGGCGGAGCCGGCAGTCCTTTCCCTGGATATACCTTTTGAAGGCGTGCTGATCTGGGAAGAAGTTTTGCTGACTTCACCCCTGGAGGGGACTGTATCCTTTCCCCGGGGGAGGGGTCCTGTCTATTGTGCCAAGGGTGAGGTGGTAGCCCAGGTGTCTTCCTCCTCGGGCAAGGGGCAGGTGAAAACTCCCAACCCTGGTTATTTCATGGCGGCCGTCGACGGTGCAGAAGGCAACTGGTCCTATGGCACCCTTTGGCCCGGGAGCTCCAAGCTCCCCCATCCGGGACCGCTCCGTTACCTGGATGAAGGCCTTAAGGCCTCACCAGGGGGTTCTATCGGTAAATTCATACCCCAGCCGCAATCCTTGAGGTGTGTGGCCTACGTGGAGAAATCGTCCCTCGGGTGGGATCCCTCCGAAAGGGACCATATCGACGTGAAAAGATCTGCCGTCGATCTGCCTTTCCGGGCGGAAGTTCGAGCCGTAAACGACCTTGGCCCCATTTACAAGGTCTACCTCACTTTTCCGTTCTTCTCGTCGGAAGAGATCCTCTCGAGAAAAATCTTCTACCTGCTTCATGCAGGGGACGTGAGGGGTGTACTCATTCCTGAAAGCGCTGTCATCCTCAGGGATAGGAAAAAGATGGTCTTCCTCGTCACCGGCGACCGATCCGTCGCCATCGAAGTGAACGGGATACCGGTATCAGGAAGGCGATTCCTGGTCGAAAAAGGGCTTGAGCCGGGTGACCTGGTGATAGCATCGGCGGCGGAAGTCGACGAGGGAGAGGTGAGGATCTGGTGAGTACCATTGAAGACAACATAATCGCGGTCCGAGAGAGGATCGCCAGGGCGGCAGCCCGGTCGGGCCTCGACGGCGATGGGGTCGGTATCGTGGCCGTCACCAAAACCCGAACGATCGAAGAGATGGAAGAGACCGCCCGCTGCGACGTGGTCGCGCTGGGTGAAAATAGGGTACAGGAAGCCCTTTCCAAGTGGGATCCTTCCACGTCAAGGTCACGCATTCCGTGGCACCTGGTGGGGCATCTGCAAAGGAACAAGGCCAAGAAAGCGGTGGAGATCTTCAGCTGCATCCAGAGCGTGGACTCCTCGAAACTGGCTTCGGCCCTTGACAGGGCCTGCGCCGCTGCCGGTAAAAAACTGCAGGTCCTCCTGGAAGTGAATATTGGGGATGATCCTGACAAATTCGGCGTGTCAAGAGATGCTCTCGGACACCTGGTGGAGGATATCCTGCAGGGAAGTACAAACCTCGACCTGAAGGGCTTGATGACGGTCCTGCCCCTGGGGCTCGACGAGAGAAAGACCAGGATGCTCTTTGCCGCCATGAGACAATTGAGGGATGA
Proteins encoded:
- a CDS encoding YggS family pyridoxal phosphate-dependent enzyme is translated as MVSTIEDNIIAVRERIARAAARSGLDGDGVGIVAVTKTRTIEEMEETARCDVVALGENRVQEALSKWDPSTSRSRIPWHLVGHLQRNKAKKAVEIFSCIQSVDSSKLASALDRACAAAGKKLQVLLEVNIGDDPDKFGVSRDALGHLVEDILQGSTNLDLKGLMTVLPLGLDERKTRMLFAAMRQLRDETQSRFGLPLPVLSMGMSDDFEYAVMEGSTMVRIGTALFGRRQY